The genomic DNA ACATTTTAAAATCATGAACTAGGTGAGATTCTGTCGGGAAAAAGATTGTATCTGAACTTAATCCTGCTGCTCTTATCAAAATTCAGATCCAGATACAACATTCATACCAAACATATTCCCCATTCTTAACTAGATAGGGATCCATATAAAAAGGTGTTTACAAATGCCCCTATTATGGTGTAAACggttaggttagattaggttagGTCGGTTTTTTCACTGATATGCCTGTTCAAATTATTGGCGTCGGTTTTCCTATACCTCAAACCAGCAGTTTGCAGTTAATTGTTCAATTGTACGACGAAACAAAATTTACCAACCAACAAATTTCTATTATCTAACATcaatcttaataaaaataactattcAACAAGTTGCTGAATCTTTGCCTTGGAATAGGAAAAAGTGGAAGATAACGGATTGATATAATTTGTATTCTTTGTTCACAATTTACATACTATCACTAAGAATGCGGTAAAAGAAATTTCCAGCATCTCTtagaaaaacaatataaaaagctaaaatatttttcttctatTATACGTTATCACTAAcagaaattttttaaaactttatgtTGAAAATCGGCGACTCTAGAATTTCATTTCCGACAATTGAACCTTCTCAAACTGTTTCATTTTAAGAACCAAAAATACGATAAGAAGAATAAAAGCACTACAACAAGTAATGTAAACAATGAGATCAAGTCAATAGTAacaataacaaaattaacattTGAACACGACAACACGTAAACAATTAGGAAACATTTTAGAGCTGGATCTAGGATTGGACAAGAAAACGTCATTAATTTTCTATAGACACACTTTGTTTTTGTCAAGTATCTATTTGGACGTTGATTTAGAAGATATAATATTCTGAAACATAACttaattagaaatatatttataaacttgttaACGTTTTCTCATCTAAACTCAGACTCAAATTCAGATCCATTACTCTGATGGATGGACCACAAGTAAGTCCGTTTTTGGCAAACCTCcagaaaatgttttaaaatggaCAGTATGTAAATATGTTTACATTAATACATAATTAAGATATACGTATATTAAGAGCAATTGTGTTAagaagtcaattttttttaacaaaactaAATTGTATAAACCACACATTTATATGGTAACAAGAACATAatcactaacattttttttcttttataacttGATGTTGAAATCGGCAAGTCTAGATATTCATTTCCGACAATTGAACCTTCTCAAACTGTTTTTATTAAGAACTAAAAATATGCTAAGAAGAGTAAAAGCACTTCAACAAGTAATGTAAACAATGAGATAAAGTAAATAGTaacaataacaaaattaatatttgaacaagtaagcaATTAGGAAACATTTTGGAGTTGGATCTAGGATTGGACAAGAAAACGTCGTTAATTTTcattggaaacacttttttttgTCAAGAATCTATTTGGATGTTGATTTAGAAGATATAATAATGTTCTGAAACATAACTTAATTAGacgtatatttataaatttcttatCGTTTTCTCATCCAAACCCGGACTcagattaaatattttcaaccctatgtaaaattatatttacattaatacATAATTAAGATATTACATATATTAAGAGCAATTGTGTAaaaaagtcaatttttttttatcaaaactaAATTGTAACCACACATTTATATGGTAAGAAAAACATAATCACTGACAAAaaaattttttataacttgACGTTGAAAATAAGAAGAATAAAAGTTCTTCGACAAGTAATGTAAGCAATGAGATCAAGTAAATAGTAacaataacaaaattaacattaaaacaaGTAAGCAATTAGGAAACATTTTGGAGTTGGATCTAAGATTGGAAATTTTCATTGGAAACACTTATTTTTGTCATGTATCTATTTGGATGTTGATTTAGAAGATATAATGTTTTGAAACATAACTTAAAAAGacatataaatttgttaacGTTTTCTCATCCAAACTCAGACTCAAATTGATTCAACTGCAGAAAATGTTATCAAATGGACCctatatgtaaaattatatttacattaatacATACAaagatatacatatattaaGAACAATTGTGTAAAGaagtcaatttttttatcaaaactaAATTGTATAATAACCACAGATTTATATGGTAACAAGAACATAAAGTTATGCAAGACACCCACCACTAGTGCTAGAGTTTGTTCTCTTTAAAATGTCTAAACAATACATTGGTCGGTCTAGTTGTTTTTTTTCATTAGAAGAGCCGAACTCAACCTTTGTTTTGTCGGTTAACTCGGTAAAGAATATTTTATCCAAAGCCCATTATCCATAGTTCAATttatggaaagaaaaaaagtgtTAATCTAATAGAAAAAGGTGTTATGAAGAGAAACTTGTACCTGCTCAAAGAATGCTCTCAGGCAAGTTTGCCCACTCAAGACAGTCCTCAAAAACGAATCaaccaatttcaaataatcaggCATCATGGTATGAACAAGCAAATATCCTCTAACATAAGAAGACGCCCAAGAAGCTCGACAAGAAAAGAGAAGAGCTGCATGTTTATCCGAACTTAACCCAAACTGTGTGATCAAATGATTCCACTGACGATCAAAATCCTCCAAGTTTTCCAATCGATACACCATGTTGAAAGCGGATTTAAAATCTTCAAATTGCAAACCAAGTGGCAAAGAGAACCAACTCGACAACTTAGCAGAAATTCGCCATATACAAATCACATGATTAGTATTAGGCATTTCAGCTGCAATAGCATCTCTAAGTCCAACATCCATATCAGTTAAAATAGTCTGAGGTTGTCTTCCTCTCATGAACTGCACAAACGTCTGCAATGCCCATGAAAACGAACGAAGACTTTCTTCTTGTAGAAGAACACATCCAAAGAAGATTGCCTTTCCATGATTATCAATACCAAACCAAACCCCGAGAATCATGTTATAGGTAATCGACCTGTATGTCGTGTCGAACGATACAACATCACCAAACGACGAGAATGCGCGAACAGAATCTCCATAACTCCATGCTATGCTTTCGATTTTACTGTTTTCAATCATCGTGTAGTTGTAAATGAATCCATCGTTCTTAGAGGCCATGGCTTTACAAGCTTCAACGAGTTCAACCATATCAGTTTCTCGTTTCTCAGATAGGTTTGCATCGTTTTCCTGTACAGTTTTTTTACATGTTCTAATGAAATTCCTTACGTCTTTCTCTATAAAAGGTAACTGACCTGATTGGACACCTTTCTCTGTTTCCAAAACCTTTACTATCCTATTTACAGGAAAACCAGCTTTGGAGAGGAGAAGAATACGCTGTTGGTCAGCTTCATGAATTTTTCTGTAGGCAGGGAGAAGACGGACTTGATCATCTTCCAATAGTTCATGATTATGAATATTACTGAATTGTGAGACGTACCATTGTGGAACACCATCGATGATTTCTTTAGACAAGTATAATTTAGAATCACATCCACATCGGACTGATTTTCGATCTCTAGGATGTTCAACGTTTGCCTTTTTCCTCGGCTGATTAAATCCTGACCTGTAACAAACGAAATCTCTTCTATAGATCCCGAGATTTTGGCTCTCGGTCGAACGTGCTTTTCTAATGGAGAAACCGTTTTTACGGGCGAAGGTGCTGTAATAGTCGAATGCATCTTCATCTGTTTTAAAGATTTGGCCAACATAGGGTGTGAAAATGACTtcagatgaagaagaagaagaagatgcttcGTTTTTGTCTAGGGATGATGATCCGAATGTTCTCTGATCATCATCTCCTTGATGTTTAATATAACACTTCCAATCTCCGCAAGGACATTCTTGACGTCTTATCCAAATGTTAGTCACTGGCTTTGCTGCCATAATTCGCTAGACTTTCCAAAATTTCTCTTCGATGAACAATCTTAGTGGTAATCGGAGTTGAGAAAAGCTGCCGGAATCCAACCGAACGTCGCCGGAATCTACACCGTCTGGGAACCAGAAAGAAAGAACCCTAtcttttctttttgtaaagttctTTCTATCAGGTCCAAACCCAAATTCGAATCTGCccttttatttctttaacttGTTTGGCCCAACCCAATCCGGCCCAGTCTTAgactatatttttcttttcttttttttactttaataaatatatatataaataaataaatgatcaaTTCTATTGTGTGATAGTTGGGTGTGACTATTCAACcttacttaaattattatacCCATATAATTTGAACCGacaatatatagttttatatatgACTTCCATTAGGGGAATATAAAACTAATCCATCAATAGTCTATTCAATTtgcatttaaatataataattattataaaattatttaagtgaCCAAATATGCGTATTTAAGTAACAGATTCACATAATTATTCTCAAACGTTGAGAATGATATTTATTAGAAGATTTTATTGAATACAACACTCGTACACAATTCAGTCGAACAGGTAGGACTTAGTTATTGTCTactttcgaactcctagcacacactcTTTGTTGAACAGGCACAAATTCTATCAAATTACAAGGCTAACAAACTCACAGAGAATAAGTAGTATTGTAATAAAGTTTTGTAACTCTAACACtcttcaaagtttatcaaatttcTAGAGAGTTGATTGCTTGAAAACTGGTAGAGGGATTAATCAAGTAATTATCGTGTATGTTCTCGTATGCTTTTGTGTGTTGAACCGGTTGTCTtttgttctcttaaataggCAAATGTCAACGGACATATTTTGCTTCTTCAAGGGATATATTTGCTTCATAGGACATCTTTCTTATTCTTGATTGATTGAGGTTCAAAAAAGTACATTAGATGAGATATCTTTTGATCTTGCCTGCACTTTAATCATAATAAGCCAAGAAGCCATTAATTGGATTATGATTTCTTAGGAGCGAGCAGCATGGATCAGCATGGATAATTTGTCTTTTGGTGCTTTTGACAATCTGGACTGTGTTGGCAAACAACTGCTACCAAGAAAGCTTCCTCAGACTTGCACTGAAATGGAAATAAAATACTGATGTAGCATAAAGCTAAATATTTGCAGCTACCGGAAATGTGTTTGTACTTAGAGACATGATGAATAAAACTGGATGCGCTTTTACTGAGAAACCGTTTTATAAAATGTTGACTTGGTATAATACCGGTTACGTATCCAGAAAAACCGACTTGGTATAATACCGGTTACGCATCTAGAAAAACCGACTTGGTATAATACCGGTTATGccagggacgaatctatgtaggggctcgggtgggctgaaTCCCACCTcgaaaattttttttttttttacggtagaaatatgacattacccttaatttcttaaaaaaaattaatataattcattgttttttatttaattttttaaaaaatggtaaaactttacttttatatacttgttttttttcaaaattttctcgttattattttaagcctaccctaaatttttttcaagcccaccccagTTCGAAATCTTGGGTCCGTCCCTGGGTTACGCATTGGTAGAAAACTAATATGCAATAATATCGGCTACGCATCCAGAAAAACCGACTTGGTATAATACCGGTTACGCATTGGTAGAAAACCGATATGCAAGAATACCGGCTACGCGTCTCTGCATAATACCGATATCTAAAATACTGATCCCTAAAGTAACTGATCTTCTTAAATGCTGAAGTATAAAACTGAGCCGACTTAAGAAAATATCGATCAGCTTTCCTTCCGGTTTCTCTTAATCTGCACAAGATTAACTTagttaaattcttatttaatagttaattaatgctaataattaattacctatttTTACTTAACAAACTTCTTTAGCTTTtgcatcattttttaaataaagacaTAAAGAGATACAACTTATAAATACAGAAATTCATTAAGTTCTTTTGTAATGTATATCCACCCTAATGAGATACAGCTTACAAATTTAAGTAGATCAAAATTGTATCGTCGTTCAACAACATATAGTAGATAgtaatttcaaatttgtctaGAAGCATCTCAAGCGCAATCATCAAAGTAGAATAACATAgagaattatatattatacaaaaatgTTGAATTAACTTAGAATAACAGCAAACTTGTGATGTGTGAACTTTTGCACAAACATAAAGAAGCAACCACAAAGATGTTTTGTTATATAGTGGATCCTATAAACATATATGTCTGAAACCTTAATATCTACTATTGATGTATTAACATGATCTAAAGAAATAAAGCAGTAAAGAAGAAAACAATGTCAAGAGTAGGCATGAAAAActtaagagagaaatatttacCAGTAAGAACACGATTTGGaatggaagatcaacaatgacGACGTCGATTTCAGGCTCCCTAGACGAGATGATCGACGGCTTGAGTAAGAGAGACGGTAACAAGAATAaaagtgagaaaataaaattgggagaaaattatttatattttttagaatataatttgtacatgttattaaaaaattagaccGAGTTTGAGTTAATTGGGTTTGACCTGGGTTGACTGTTGACCAGACCCAGTTGACCGTTGACCAATTTTTGGTTACCGATTAGCAAACAACAGGACGTTTTTTCTGATTTCCAATTAATTGCGAATTAATCCTGTTTTTTTGCAAAACCTTGCTCTCCACCAACATTTGAATTGCGTCTCattcaacttaaaaaaaaattatggaattTTAAATTAGGTCACCATAATTTCATGTTCTTCAATaactattttcaaattaattcaataatgtAAGTACATTTATTTGAATGTGAAGTAATTTGAATAGgttaatagttattttttttaacataatattcGTAAAACAGATTGTCTATTGagcaaatatatattcaattaagatttgtttatctggagtttcaaaataaaatattccgAGTCAATTAAATCTTTAAACAATTTTACAacattatccttaattaatatAAAGTCCAATTTTTAAGCGCATTTTAAGAgtgttctaaaatatttaacatattaaatgataataaaaattctCTCATCTAACCAAAGTGGTCTTGTGTGGAATGAGTCGACTAAAGAGACCAAAATGTTATGAAAAACCCGGTATAGAATGAATCGACTTAAGATCAAAATGTTACGGTTCAATTTTCACCTGAAatcatatattttgaaaaataatgttcTCTCACTCTTTTTCTGAAATATAACTAATAGAATAAGGGACGCAATGAGAATATGAATGAGATTGATAGATTATGATGGATAAAAATATAGTGTTTAAATAAGACCATATAATTATTACCATTGATAGTGTTTAGTTTGGTTAAATAAATCactattgataatattttatttttacattaattaatttttatatttataatttaatatatttataaacattattaattttgtttattcccttattattattactcaattaaaaaatatataaattaattaattcaatatatatatatatatattcaaaaataaataaataaataataaaaaaagagaaataattaatcaaagtaaaaaatattaataattttatatttaattatttattctctctatatatatattttataattattatcgatataatttattttcatatttgattttgatataaaataaattattatattttaaatttactaaatataatgtttaaataagacCATATAATTATTACCATCAATCAATAGTGTTTAGTTTGGTTAAATAAATCactattgataatattttatttttacattaattaatttttatatttataatttaatatatttataaacattattaattttgtttattctcTTGTTATTATaactcaattaaaaaatatataaattaattaattcaatatatatatattaaaaataaataaataataaaaaaagagaaataatgaatcaaagtaaaaaaatattaataattgtatatttaattatttattctctttatatatatattttataattattatcaatataatttattttcatatttgattttgatataaaataaattattatattttaaatttactaaatttgtaaaatatcgTTATgcactaaataaaataatgataaccaataaataaatattaaatcatacgtaacaaatataatttatatatacttactcaaataaatataaaaaaaaattaaatacaataatgataaccaataaataaatattaaatcatatctaacaaatataatttatatatactcactcaaataaatataaaaaaagaaaaaaaatataaatacgaAGGAGAATGAGTTTCATTTCTCCAATTTTAAAGGGATTAAATTTCATTTCTCCAAATTTATGATTTACTagtaaatgatttataaattataatcataGATCATACattcatatttaatttcttttccaatgtttcaaaaagaaaaagttattgATAATTGAACATTAATGACACATCAAACAAAAGAACTAATAATAAACAGttttgttacaaataaattcagCCCAAAccttaaaaatcatatttacatATGTATGCGATTGctttttctctttcctctctttctctctccaaaCTTATGGATTCTAAACATTTTCTGCCCTATCTCCATATTATCGCACcacttaaaaaaaagaaaaaaaaaaagtaactcCAAATTATTCTATTTCTAAACtgaaaatatcccaaaagtttttttttttttttttaacaccACTAATAAAAAAGATGAGTCTTGGAAACAGCATGGGGATTTCATCAAGTCCCCACTTGCCTACCTTGGTCTAACCACCGGCGTTCCGCCGGCGGCACGACTCTTTTCAACTCCGATCCCTCCACTCATCTGATGAAACCCACCTGAACCATACATCGATCCTTGATGATgacccatcatcatcatcgaaccACCTTGCATCCCACCATAGATCCCACCACCATTAAACACACCACCAGAGTTCGATGAATTcactccaccaccaccaccgccgCTTCCTCCGCCTGCATCCGCCGCTCCTCCACCACCAGAACCGTTGTCTCCAGTCCGGACAACACCCATTGAACTCTTTTCACCTTCCATCTCACGAAATTTCGCTAGATAGACTTTAAGTGGCTCAACGTAGTCTTCAAATCCCAAAGTAGTCATAGCCCAAAGAAGATCGTCTCCGTTGATTGTCTTACGTTTCTCTCTTTGACACTTATCAGAAGCCTCACCGGTGATGAAACTGATGAACTCCGATACACATTCCTGAACAGTTTCCTTTGCATCTTTTGAAATCTTAGCGTTCGCCGGTAAAGCTTTCTTCATAATCCTGCTTACGTTTGCGATCGGAAGAAACCTGTCTTGTTCCTTCGTTGAAAAGTCACCGCCGCCGCCGTTGTTATACCCACCTGACTCGTTATCGGAATCCGCCATCAAAGGGTTTATATAAAATCGGGTTTCaaagtttgatatatatttgtttacGGCAAAAGTTGAAGAGCGCCGGCGGTGAACTCGTGAATGTAtgggaagagagagagagagggagagagagatgAGGGTGGGAATGCAGTGTCCGTTGGATCTAGAGATTAATATGTCTTGAAATGCGACACGTGGATGAGTTATATCCGTTCGTTTACCGATAAGAATGGTTGACGTGAGTGCTCATGAGGCGTTAGATGATGGAGGTGGGGCCCGCGCATTTGGACGTGACCGATTGGATGCACGTGGTGGGGCGTAGAGGTTCGTCCCAGTGCGGGTAAAAGGACGTGAGTGCCTACTTAAGGCTCTGTTTGTTTTgcgtttattatttaaaatttataattatattatgaggagtgatagagagagggaatgacttggcatcaccctTCATTCTTCACTGGTTGGAAAATGgaaggaaaaagagaaaagagagaaattatttgattttttcagcgaataagattatttcaagtctcaccaaattctctcgcctaatcatttctcttctATTACTATGTTAGATTTCAGTTAACAAATAGCGGCTGGGAGGCCAAGCTCACAAACGCTCCTCTAACGGAAAAGTGAAAATTAGATCCCTAAACTTTCTGTTCTGGAGCATATATGCCtttagacttttttttattttcttaaacaaaAAGTATTTTCATCAAATCTCATTTCACTTTAAGGATCCTAGTTTGTCTGTTTGGGGTAAAAAGGTTTGAATTGCTTAAAAgagtatattttattatcaaataagtTGAAATATTGCAgttagaaaaaagaaattattcaatTCACGGtcattcaaatgaaaaaaaaaaaattaaatgaggTTGTGGTGGAAAATTCTGAATTGAAATTGGAGtgtaattttaattcttaagtttagtaaactttttaatataacattagaattggaattaaatTCAATCTAGTGTAATTTTACCGTTTTCAATTCCATTTATTTTAccttgaaattttaattttaaattttaattttttttaaataaaataacttattattttattatttaaattttttatttgatatttttttttaatttacggaaaaatatttattttttctttttttagtttagtttttgttatttttttagtttagtgTTTGTTGATATTTGGTTATTAGGATAAAACTAAGATTTTgttcattttatcccaaaattcaACCTAATATCAACTatttaatcaatcattttatcaatttaaatattaaaattatattttatttttttaatataaattaattactaaACAAAAATACAGAGTaagaataatttgataaaaaaaatttaaaaaaatcattttattcttaattttaatcaaacaaggtttttatttaaaaaaaaaattaaaaaaaaacaagcaaaaCCTTAACCACTCTTTCATTCAAGGCCTCAGGAAGTTaaccttttgaaatatatatatatatatatatatatatatatatatatatatatatatatatatatatatatatatatatatatatatatatatactattaatttaaaaaattaacaggtagaaccgatattttttttaagggtAATATGCCAATTTGGCCACttttattagataaaataattttgttcacTTCGAAATTCCAAACACTTCGATTAGGGTTCAATACACAAAGATTTAAAGTCATTTCTTCAAATTACTCTccatttctaatttaaaatttaatagcATTCGCACTCCATTTCTAATTTAATAGCCTTCGCAGTAGCTTCATCGATGTTTCCTACCAAATAAAAAGCCTGTTCAGGAAGACCATCTAATTCTCCGGAAAGAATTAATTGAAAGCCCCTAATTGTTTCTGCTAGACCAACATATTTTCCCGGAGAACCGGTAAATACTTCTGCTACGAAAAAGGGTTGTGATAAAAAACGCTCAATTTTTCGTGCTCTTGCCACGGTTAAACGATCCTCTTCAGATAATTCGTCTAATCCGAGGATAGCTATAATGTCTTGAAGTTCTTTGTAACGTTGTAAAGTTTGCTTAACCCTTTGCGCAATTTCATAATGTTCCTCACCAACGATCCGGGGTTGAAGCATAGTTGACGTTGAATCTAAAGGATCTACCGCTGGATAGATACCCTTGGCAGCTAAACCTCTTGATAGTACGGTAGTAGCATCTAAATGTGCAAATGTCGTAGCGGGAGCAGGGTCAGTCAAATCGTCTGCGGGGACATAAACGGCTTGAATAGAAGTTATGGACCCTTCTTTAGTAGAAGTAATTCTTTCTTGTAAAGAACCCATTTCGGTACTAAGGGTAGGTTGATAACCCACAGCGGAGGGCATTCTACCCAATAACGCAGATACTTCAGATCCCGCTTGGACAAAACGGAAGATGTTGTCAATAAATAGAAGTACGTCTTGTTCATTAACATCTCGGAAATATTCCGCCATAGTTAGGGCAGTCAAACCAACTCTCATACGAGCTCCCGGCGGTTCATTCATCTGACCGTAAACTAGAGCCACTTTTGATTCTCCAAAATTTTGTTCATTAATTACCCCAGATTCTTTCATTTCCATGTAAAGATCATTTCCTTCACGGGTACGTTCACCTACTCCGCCAAATACGGATACGCCTCCGTGGGCTTTGGCAATATTGTTAATCAATTCCATAATAAGTACTGTTTTACCCACTCCAGCTCCCCCAAATAATCCGATTTTTCCTCCACGGCGATACGGGGCTAAAAGATCTACTACTTTAATTCCTGTTTcaaaaatagataattttgtATCTAACTGTATAGAGGTGGCACATATTTTTGAATAAACGATGTTGTGCTAGTATCTAAAATTATCAATAGACTCTCCCAGCACATTGAAAATTCGTCCCAGAGTCGCCCCCACCAACTGGAACGCTTAGAGGAGCCCTAGTGTCAATCACCTTCATTCCTCTTGTTAGACTATCTGTAGCACTCATAGCCACAACTCTAACTCGATTGTTTCATAATAATTGTTGTACATCACAAGTCACATTAATTGGTTGACCGGTAGTATCTCGACACTTAACCATCAGAGCGTTATAAATATTCGACATCTTGCCCGGCGAAAAAGCTAGTTAACATGTTGaaccaatattattttaatgaaaattaaaatttaaaaaaaatctcatataacttgatttatcataatttatagtGTTAAACtaatattctaataaaattgataatatatattaatttttttttcaaacataggaattgaaattaaattacaattttataattttctaaaaaacataagaattaaattatagtttaatatcaattctcataaaattgaaattataatttgaatataatttcactcattaaatatactcttatatttttcttaccttttattttataaattatttaatataatatccACTATTATATATTTCACGAAGAAGGATACTAGTCTAAATATACTTTTGATAATTTAGGAGTCATTTTTTccttatattatttgtatggta from Impatiens glandulifera chromosome 9, dImpGla2.1, whole genome shotgun sequence includes the following:
- the LOC124914131 gene encoding nuclear transcription factor Y subunit B-3 — protein: MADSDNESGGYNNGGGGDFSTKEQDRFLPIANVSRIMKKALPANAKISKDAKETVQECVSEFISFITGEASDKCQREKRKTINGDDLLWAMTTLGFEDYVEPLKVYLAKFREMEGEKSSMGVVRTGDNGSGGGGAADAGGGSGGGGGGVNSSNSGGVFNGGGIYGGMQGGSMMMMGHHQGSMYGSGGFHQMSGGIGVEKSRAAGGTPVVRPR
- the LOC124914836 gene encoding putative protein FAR1-RELATED SEQUENCE 10; protein product: MAAKPVTNIWIRRQECPCGDWKCYIKHQGDDDQRTFGSSSLDKNEASSSSSSSEVIFTPYVGQIFKTDEDAFDYYSTFARKNGFSIRKARSTESQNLGIYRRDFVCYRSGFNQPRKKANVEHPRDRKSVRCGCDSKLYLSKEIIDGVPQWYVSQFSNIHNHELLEDDQVRLLPAYRKIHEADQQRILLLSKAGFPVNRIVKVLETEKGVQSGQLPFIEKDVRNFIRTCKKTVQENDANLSEKRETDMVELVEACKAMASKNDGFIYNYTMIENSKIESIAWSYGDSVRAFSSFGDVVSFDTTYRSITYNMILGVWFGIDNHGKAIFFGCVLLQEESLRSFSWALQTFVQFMRGRQPQTILTDMDVGLRDAIAAEMPNTNHVICIWRISAKLSSWFSLPLGLQFEDFKSAFNMVYRLENLEDFDRQWNHLITQFGLSSDKHAALLFSCRASWASSYVRGYLLVHTMMPDYLKLVDSFLRTVLSGQTCLRAFFEQVCNTVTSMYQRKEEIHYIPTKTCIPIEEHARSILTSYAFRSLQNEIMLSMEYAITEMANGSFHVRHYKKMEEDECFIYWLPQEEEVHCSCKEFEHSGILCRHSIRLLVIKNFFQIPEKYFPNRWRSDQSSLVIIPIEEQFDNSSTNCEYSQAFHSIAATLFSESILSKDRFTYVHRELTRVLENVGNIPLGEEVSLHLAPNSISEL
- the LOC124915913 gene encoding LOW QUALITY PROTEIN: ATP synthase subunit beta, chloroplastic-like (The sequence of the model RefSeq protein was modified relative to this genomic sequence to represent the inferred CDS: inserted 3 bases in 2 codons; deleted 1 base in 1 codon; substituted 1 base at 1 genomic stop codon); the protein is MPFSPGKMSNIYNALMVKCRDTTGQPINVTCDVQQLLXNNRVRVVAMSATDSLTRGMKVIDTRAPLSVPVGGATLGRIFNVLGESIDNXLDTSTTSFIQKYVPPXIQLDTKLSIFETGIKVVDLLAPYRRGGKIGLFGGAGVGKTVLIMELINNIAKAHGGVSVFGGVGERTREGNDLYMEMKESGVINEQNFGESKVALVYGQMNEPPGARMRVGLTALTMAEYFRDVNEQDVLLFIDNIFRFVQAGSEVSALLGRMPSAVGYQPTLSTEMGSLQERITSTKEGSITSIQAVYVPADDLTDPAPATTFAHLDATTVLSRGLAAKGIYPAVDPLDSTSTMLQPRIVGEEHYEIAQRVKQTLQRYKELQDIIAILGLDELSEEDRLTVARARKIERFLSQPFFVAEVFTGSPGKYVGLAETIRGFQLILSGELDGLPEQAFYLVGNIDEATAKAIKLEMECECY